Proteins from a single region of Streptococcus oralis:
- a CDS encoding thiamine diphosphokinase — protein sequence MNEFKLSENNWTRVAVFAGGDRGHYRTDFDCFVGVDRGSLWVLEENLPLALAVGDFDSVTTDERQLIQERAQHFVQAQPEKDDTDLELALLTIFEQSPQAQVTIFGALGGRIDHMLANVFLPSNPKLAPYMRQIAIEDGQNLIAYCPEGTSQLEPRSDYDYLAFMPVRDSQLTILGAKYELTEENFFFKKVYASNEYIDREVSVTCPDGYVVVLHSKDRR from the coding sequence ATGAACGAGTTCAAACTCTCAGAAAACAACTGGACTAGGGTTGCCGTTTTTGCAGGCGGAGATCGTGGGCATTATCGGACGGATTTTGATTGCTTTGTCGGTGTGGACCGCGGTTCGCTATGGGTCTTGGAAGAAAACCTTCCTCTGGCTCTAGCAGTTGGCGATTTTGATTCGGTAACCACAGACGAACGTCAGTTAATTCAAGAACGTGCCCAACATTTTGTTCAAGCCCAGCCAGAAAAGGATGATACGGACCTGGAATTGGCTCTCTTAACCATCTTTGAACAAAGTCCTCAGGCCCAAGTGACTATTTTCGGTGCTTTGGGTGGTCGTATTGACCATATGCTGGCTAATGTCTTTCTGCCTAGCAATCCCAAGTTGGCACCCTATATGCGCCAGATAGCGATTGAGGATGGGCAAAACTTGATTGCCTATTGTCCAGAAGGGACCAGTCAGCTAGAGCCCCGTTCAGACTACGATTATCTAGCTTTTATGCCAGTTCGGGATAGCCAGCTGACTATTCTTGGTGCCAAGTACGAATTGACAGAGGAAAATTTTTTCTTTAAAAAAGTGTACGCTTCTAACGAATATATAGATAGGGAAGTTTCGGTGACTTGCCCAGATGGCTATGTGGTTGTCTTGCATAGCAAGGACAGGAGGTAG
- the rpe gene encoding ribulose-phosphate 3-epimerase, with protein sequence MSQYKIAPSILAADYANFEREIKRLEATGAEYAHIDIMDGHFVPQISFGAGVVEALRPHSKMVFDCHLMVSNPEHHLEDFARAGADIISIHVEATPHIHGALQKIRSLGVKPSVVINPGTPVEAIKHVLHLVDQVLVMTVNPGFGGQAFLPETMDKVRELVALRQEKGLNFEIEVDGGIDDQTIAQAKEAGATVFVAGSYVFKGDVNERVQTLRKQLD encoded by the coding sequence ATGTCTCAATACAAGATTGCTCCGTCAATTCTGGCAGCAGATTATGCCAACTTTGAACGTGAAATCAAGCGCCTAGAAGCAACTGGGGCAGAGTATGCCCATATCGATATCATGGATGGGCACTTTGTACCACAAATCAGTTTTGGTGCAGGTGTGGTAGAAGCTCTTCGTCCTCATAGCAAGATGGTCTTTGACTGCCACTTGATGGTATCCAATCCTGAACACCACTTAGAAGACTTTGCGCGCGCAGGTGCAGACATCATCAGTATCCATGTGGAAGCAACGCCTCATATCCATGGAGCTCTCCAAAAAATTCGTTCGCTCGGTGTCAAACCTTCGGTTGTCATCAATCCTGGGACGCCTGTGGAGGCGATCAAGCACGTCCTTCACCTAGTTGATCAAGTCTTAGTCATGACAGTGAACCCTGGCTTCGGTGGTCAAGCTTTTCTGCCTGAAACCATGGATAAGGTCCGTGAGTTGGTTGCCCTTCGTCAGGAAAAAGGCTTGAACTTTGAGATTGAAGTCGATGGCGGGATTGATGATCAGACCATTGCCCAAGCCAAAGAAGCTGGTGCGACCGTTTTTGTAGCAGGTTCCTATGTCTTTAAGGGAGATGTCAATGAACGAGTTCAAACTCTCAGAAAACAACTGGACTAG